One segment of Pyrococcus sp. ST04 DNA contains the following:
- the cas7i gene encoding type I-B CRISPR-associated protein Cas7/Cst2/DevR, whose translation MKAIEIVTLTKVEGANLNSNGTEGVISVLKKVRDPVDGREYVRVSGQSVKYHLRQILKEEGWELSQIVPRKEKGEKVIVSQGEPHKYIDDDLFGYMIAKKVENKNATLRRTAVVRTNGMMSIFPYQEDRDFGVRYDPTGDKHNIYETEITTNIMRSNFFIEVDRLGSFIEGLEVPKLELEASAYGLTKKKVKDPTGKELVVYVLPKEEREKRLRAIIKAILEYHGGAKLSNFFTKVYPEIAVIAILKRKIPVIGDALRVKEGYVDGKLQLDVERLKETLEAFRDNIEKVYIGLFESRFANVDELREAFSEWDNVEILSMKDLKEVVEKIEIGE comes from the coding sequence ATGAAGGCGATTGAAATAGTTACCTTGACCAAGGTTGAGGGGGCAAACTTAAACTCTAATGGGACGGAGGGAGTTATATCAGTATTGAAGAAGGTCAGGGATCCAGTTGACGGAAGGGAGTATGTTAGAGTTTCTGGCCAAAGTGTCAAGTACCACCTGAGACAGATTTTGAAAGAGGAGGGTTGGGAGCTAAGTCAGATAGTTCCAAGAAAGGAGAAGGGGGAGAAAGTTATAGTATCTCAAGGGGAGCCGCATAAATACATTGACGACGATTTATTTGGGTACATGATAGCTAAGAAGGTAGAAAACAAGAATGCGACTCTCAGAAGGACTGCAGTTGTCAGAACTAATGGTATGATGTCAATATTTCCCTATCAGGAGGATAGAGACTTCGGTGTCAGGTATGACCCAACTGGAGACAAGCATAACATATACGAGACAGAGATAACGACAAACATAATGAGATCCAACTTCTTCATAGAGGTGGACAGGTTAGGTTCATTCATAGAGGGACTCGAAGTTCCTAAACTAGAGCTTGAAGCATCAGCCTATGGATTGACAAAGAAGAAAGTAAAGGATCCTACAGGAAAAGAGCTTGTTGTCTATGTTCTTCCAAAGGAGGAGAGGGAGAAGAGACTTAGGGCAATAATAAAGGCAATACTTGAATATCATGGAGGAGCAAAGCTCAGCAACTTCTTCACAAAGGTTTATCCAGAGATAGCTGTTATTGCAATATTAAAACGAAAGATTCCAGTCATTGGAGATGCATTGAGAGTCAAAGAGGGATATGTTGATGGAAAATTACAACTCGATGTCGAAAGGCTCAAAGAGACCCTTGAAGCATTCAGGGATAACATAGAGAAAGTGTACATAGGCCTGTTTGAAAGCAGATTTGCAAACGTTGACGAGCTCAGAGAAGCATTCAGCGAATGGGATAACGTTGAAATACTAAGTATGAAAGATCTAAAGGAGGTCGTTGAGAAAATAGAGATCGGTGAGTGA
- the csm3 gene encoding type III-A CRISPR-associated RAMP protein Csm3, protein MITRKRGFYGKIILTGILRAETGLRIGAGRNVGEIGGVDSPVMRDPSTGYPYIPGSSLKGRMRSLFEVYIATKLNTPDEFFNKDIGGTKIHACENYEKAYNCPICRVFGSSGTENFPARIIVRDLQLTENWRRKPLEEITEIKQEISIDRITSKTNLRTVERVVRGAEFEFEIIYTIEDLLQWKDDLRSVLTAMHLVEDSYLGGSGSRGYGKVKFEISDIILKLPEYYKTGDSKYLLRVTKKEGERFRVEEILKKFDELLSDFIKVLEGGEIRNEVQSS, encoded by the coding sequence ATGATAACTAGAAAAAGGGGATTTTATGGAAAAATAATACTCACAGGAATATTGAGAGCAGAGACTGGGCTTAGAATAGGGGCTGGAAGAAATGTTGGGGAAATAGGAGGAGTAGATTCTCCAGTAATGCGTGATCCCTCTACAGGGTATCCATATATCCCTGGATCTTCTCTAAAGGGACGAATGAGATCTCTCTTTGAAGTATACATAGCAACTAAATTAAATACGCCTGATGAATTCTTCAATAAGGACATAGGAGGTACAAAGATACATGCTTGTGAGAATTACGAGAAGGCATATAATTGTCCCATTTGCAGGGTGTTTGGAAGTAGCGGAACCGAAAACTTTCCCGCAAGGATTATAGTTAGAGATTTACAGCTAACTGAAAATTGGAGACGTAAACCTTTGGAGGAAATTACAGAAATTAAGCAGGAAATTTCAATTGATAGAATAACATCAAAGACAAATTTGAGAACAGTAGAGAGGGTAGTTAGAGGAGCGGAATTTGAATTTGAAATAATATATACTATTGAGGATCTACTTCAATGGAAAGACGATTTACGGAGTGTCTTAACTGCGATGCATTTAGTGGAGGATTCTTATCTTGGTGGGAGTGGATCAAGAGGATATGGAAAAGTGAAATTTGAAATTAGTGACATAATCCTAAAGTTACCAGAGTACTATAAGACTGGGGATTCTAAGTATCTCCTTAGAGTTACCAAAAAAGAGGGGGAGAGATTCAGAGTAGAAGAAATTCTCAAAAAATTTGATGAACTATTGTCAGACTTTATAAAGGTCCTTGAGGGGGGAGAGATTAGGAATGAAGTTCAAAGTAGTTAA
- the csx1 gene encoding CRISPR-associated CARF protein Csx1, whose translation MKLLLASWGNFESWDEVTYKFGRTEVRSKSPISALIEEINPDKVVIILPDTLSKDFSSLKSLRETVKKKAAEFLDGLGIKNHEILIVPGVGKFRNGEFLGDPIDVYHYVVYLLQEVIPAVEDVEVHFDITHGLNYITILTYKALRDILGVVALTNNVRLITYNSEPYVKGVTKELEIHTIENEVISPAPLNRRVSGNPPVDRFSISGEELGKIKRSLENFERIKRGLNKINSWIFSLVYGLPLVLASFYPSLSEVKGAVEEAVEVYERNIFVDQENRRVVRRLRLSDNFGTLALLLLQLKVLDEPLRKKFSLPREELSVGELMEIAETVFRGRILHSTKNELNRIIERLKDNKPSDWTSLSKFLKNPSPQVNPRNFLAHAGLEANLVEVKVEDDVMVRYTKEKVFYGGSKVRVETAIGRILKVE comes from the coding sequence ATGAAGCTTCTACTTGCCTCCTGGGGAAACTTTGAATCGTGGGATGAAGTTACCTACAAATTTGGAAGAACAGAAGTGAGAAGCAAATCGCCGATCTCGGCACTCATTGAAGAAATTAACCCAGATAAAGTTGTCATAATACTCCCGGACACATTATCGAAGGATTTTTCTTCATTAAAATCTCTTAGGGAGACAGTAAAGAAAAAAGCTGCTGAATTCCTTGATGGGCTTGGTATCAAAAACCATGAAATCTTAATAGTTCCAGGGGTAGGAAAGTTCAGGAATGGGGAGTTCTTGGGTGATCCCATAGATGTTTACCATTACGTGGTTTATCTTTTGCAGGAGGTTATACCTGCCGTGGAAGATGTTGAAGTTCACTTTGACATAACGCATGGTTTAAACTACATTACAATCCTAACATACAAAGCATTAAGGGATATTTTAGGAGTTGTCGCACTGACGAATAACGTTAGATTAATCACATACAACTCCGAGCCTTATGTGAAAGGAGTTACAAAGGAACTTGAAATACATACGATAGAGAATGAAGTTATTAGCCCAGCTCCATTAAATAGGCGTGTATCTGGAAATCCGCCAGTTGACAGGTTTAGTATTTCTGGAGAAGAATTAGGTAAGATAAAGAGGAGCTTAGAGAATTTTGAAAGAATTAAAAGGGGTCTAAATAAAATAAACTCGTGGATATTCTCCCTAGTTTATGGGCTTCCATTGGTTCTGGCAAGCTTTTATCCTAGTCTAAGTGAAGTTAAAGGTGCTGTAGAGGAAGCCGTGGAAGTGTACGAGAGGAACATCTTTGTTGATCAAGAAAATAGGAGAGTCGTAAGGAGGCTTAGATTGAGCGATAATTTTGGCACATTAGCTCTCCTGCTATTACAGTTGAAGGTTTTAGACGAGCCCTTAAGAAAGAAATTCTCCCTCCCCAGGGAGGAACTTTCGGTAGGAGAACTTATGGAGATAGCCGAGACAGTTTTCAGGGGCAGAATACTTCATTCAACGAAGAACGAACTAAATAGGATTATAGAGAGATTAAAGGACAATAAACCTAGTGATTGGACAAGTCTCTCAAAATTCCTCAAGAATCCTAGTCCTCAGGTTAACCCAAGGAATTTCCTTGCACACGCAGGACTTGAGGCAAATCTAGTGGAGGTAAAAGTTGAGGACGATGTAATGGTTAGGTACACGAAGGAGAAGGTTTTCTACGGTGGAAGCAAGGTGAGGGTTGAAACAGCCATCGGAAGAATCCTAAAAGTTGAGTAA
- the cas5 gene encoding CRISPR-associated protein Cas5: MSELLGLIVEARPLQAHFRIPHTSLLLDTYPFPPKTTAVGMLAGVMGYPPDSYFRLLREVNYGVIIEDQGERIEEISAIYKNPHSPLYPITKVSLYKPHFRMFFTGPEEFIERAYEALLDPKFVPYLGDSESLFYPASPGYVKLVEVKHGKEKTLRSILPANVEVESVDVFRKRILAPKEYEVPVAFVYRGKHRRAVYRRFLAFSGVVIRLKEPIDVMLFDGEPVFTF, translated from the coding sequence GTGAGTGAGTTGTTGGGTCTAATAGTTGAAGCTAGACCTTTGCAAGCTCACTTCAGGATTCCACATACTTCTTTACTCCTCGACACTTATCCCTTTCCCCCAAAAACAACCGCAGTCGGAATGCTTGCTGGGGTTATGGGATATCCTCCAGATTCTTACTTCCGCCTTCTAAGGGAGGTAAATTATGGAGTTATAATTGAGGATCAGGGGGAAAGAATTGAGGAAATTTCAGCAATATACAAAAATCCTCATTCCCCCTTATACCCAATCACAAAAGTCAGCCTATATAAGCCACACTTTAGGATGTTCTTTACTGGGCCAGAAGAGTTTATAGAGAGGGCATATGAAGCATTGCTTGATCCAAAATTCGTTCCCTATCTAGGGGACAGCGAAAGCCTATTCTATCCGGCATCTCCAGGGTATGTTAAATTAGTTGAGGTAAAACATGGAAAAGAGAAGACCTTAAGAAGTATTCTCCCAGCAAACGTTGAAGTCGAGAGTGTAGATGTCTTTAGAAAAAGAATACTCGCTCCTAAGGAATACGAAGTACCTGTTGCTTTCGTCTACAGGGGAAAGCACAGGAGGGCAGTATATAGGAGATTTTTGGCATTCTCTGGGGTAGTCATCAGATTAAAAGAACCAATAGATGTTATGCTCTTTGATGGAGAGCCGGTTTTCACATTTTAG
- a CDS encoding winged helix-turn-helix domain-containing protein encodes MVKSAEELVTIADALANPVRIKILKLLCEKEWYVYELAKVLGISRQLLYLHLRKLEKAGLVESELRLEPDDPRAKKYYRAKKFMIVIDNETIKNLEV; translated from the coding sequence ATGGTCAAGAGTGCTGAAGAACTAGTAACAATCGCAGATGCGCTGGCAAATCCTGTTAGGATTAAGATACTCAAACTGCTCTGCGAAAAGGAGTGGTACGTTTATGAACTTGCAAAGGTTCTTGGGATATCAAGACAACTCCTGTACCTCCACCTCAGAAAGCTTGAAAAGGCAGGACTCGTCGAAAGTGAGCTCAGACTTGAGCCAGACGACCCAAGGGCTAAGAAATATTACAGGGCAAAGAAGTTTATGATTGTTATAGATAACGAGACGATAAAGAATCTGGAGGTGTAA
- the csm2 gene encoding type III-A CRISPR-associated protein Csm2: MYNRGREGGGLRRERLEVDENSLKKAIQEGWFSIVREAVREALKTRKKGSVKEVIEKVIEDEFQKIKEDFRNTGGDLSKLDDFRIVKTAAVVAAMAVIKELKTTQIRKIIEMSKGLNTEVKLNQNDNTISRRILNGAVRMNMLLAYYAGKNSSVQPLQEVLEPILLWLSSNPTVENFSKVYTFFEAIVAYHRYFGGKEQ; encoded by the coding sequence ATGTATAATAGAGGTAGAGAAGGTGGGGGTTTAAGGAGAGAAAGATTAGAAGTTGATGAAAATAGCCTTAAAAAAGCGATTCAGGAGGGATGGTTTTCTATTGTCAGGGAAGCTGTTAGGGAAGCTCTTAAAACCAGAAAGAAGGGGAGTGTGAAGGAAGTCATTGAGAAAGTCATTGAGGACGAATTTCAAAAGATAAAGGAAGATTTCAGAAATACGGGAGGGGATTTATCAAAACTTGATGATTTCAGAATAGTCAAGACTGCCGCTGTTGTAGCAGCCATGGCTGTTATTAAAGAGCTGAAAACTACCCAAATTAGGAAAATCATTGAAATGTCGAAGGGCCTAAACACAGAAGTCAAGTTAAATCAAAATGATAACACAATCAGCCGTAGGATACTAAATGGAGCTGTTCGCATGAATATGTTATTGGCATATTACGCTGGAAAGAATAGTTCAGTTCAGCCACTTCAGGAAGTTTTAGAGCCAATTCTATTATGGTTGTCTAGTAATCCAACTGTTGAGAATTTTAGCAAGGTATATACGTTTTTTGAAGCTATTGTGGCTTATCACAGATATTTTGGAGGGAAAGAACAATGA
- the csm4 gene encoding type III-A CRISPR-associated RAMP protein Csm4, with the protein MKFKVVKLYPKGPFRNIPRSTTLFGALANAVAYLYGEDEISAFIKGFSEARISSLFPFSQETYFLPKPLTFDINLAKLARRYLKGECGSKCFKDRERNRALIELKKIKGKKFVPLEYFEKTINGEEVSIKKYPEPYRLVEVPKVSLDRVTANSSIYFWDGIAFKENSGLYFLYKGSKEFFEKYIVPAISFLGDHGIGGKATWGYGLFRAEIDELEIRTPSGDSFVTLSLTYPSNPASLKYWKIEKVGGWTLGKRKPKIPFVVEGSILDEDPGKMIELNLGRKIYVYGLSFLIPTKIL; encoded by the coding sequence ATGAAGTTCAAAGTAGTTAAACTCTACCCTAAGGGACCTTTTAGGAACATTCCACGTTCAACAACACTATTTGGAGCCTTAGCTAATGCAGTAGCATACTTATATGGAGAGGATGAGATATCGGCTTTTATAAAGGGCTTTAGTGAGGCTAGAATTTCTTCACTCTTTCCATTTTCCCAAGAAACGTATTTTCTTCCAAAACCGCTAACATTTGATATTAACCTGGCTAAATTGGCAAGGCGATACCTTAAGGGTGAGTGCGGAAGCAAGTGCTTCAAGGATCGGGAAAGAAATAGGGCGTTGATAGAACTAAAGAAAATAAAAGGAAAGAAATTCGTGCCCCTTGAATACTTTGAGAAAACGATAAATGGGGAGGAAGTAAGTATCAAAAAATATCCCGAACCCTACAGACTAGTTGAAGTTCCAAAAGTTTCATTAGATAGAGTGACTGCAAATTCTTCAATATATTTCTGGGATGGCATCGCATTCAAAGAGAACTCGGGTTTGTACTTCCTTTACAAGGGCTCAAAAGAATTTTTCGAGAAATATATAGTTCCTGCAATAAGCTTTCTTGGAGATCATGGGATTGGAGGAAAGGCAACATGGGGATACGGCCTCTTTAGGGCAGAGATAGACGAATTGGAAATCAGAACTCCAAGTGGGGATTCATTTGTAACACTCTCCCTCACTTACCCATCAAATCCTGCATCCTTAAAGTACTGGAAGATTGAGAAAGTGGGAGGGTGGACACTAGGAAAAAGAAAGCCCAAGATACCTTTCGTTGTAGAGGGATCAATCCTCGATGAAGATCCAGGGAAGATGATAGAACTCAACCTTGGGAGGAAGATATACGTCTATGGGCTGTCTTTTCTAATTCCAACAAAGATTCTCTAG
- a CDS encoding biotin transporter BioY: MKTRDLALVGLFVALTGIGAQIRISIGPVPFTLQVLFVILAGLVLGAKLGFLAILLYDAIGILGVPVFSGFSGGFGVLLGPTAGYIVAFPIAAFLSGLKRDNKKVRIVFSYLGLAVIYILGFLWLAKYLGGNYSLALKVGVIPFVVPDVIKVAIALIVADRLGRLNLL; the protein is encoded by the coding sequence ATGAAAACTAGAGACTTGGCCTTAGTAGGTCTTTTCGTGGCTTTAACTGGAATAGGGGCTCAGATTAGAATAAGCATTGGTCCGGTTCCTTTCACCCTTCAGGTTCTCTTCGTGATTTTGGCCGGCCTGGTTCTTGGTGCCAAACTGGGCTTCTTGGCGATTCTTTTATATGATGCAATTGGTATTCTTGGAGTTCCCGTATTTTCTGGTTTTTCTGGCGGATTTGGTGTTTTGCTCGGCCCAACTGCTGGTTACATAGTAGCATTTCCCATTGCGGCTTTCCTTTCTGGCTTAAAAAGGGATAATAAAAAGGTAAGGATAGTTTTTTCTTATCTCGGCTTAGCCGTGATCTATATCTTAGGATTTCTATGGCTGGCGAAATATCTGGGGGGTAATTACTCTCTGGCATTAAAAGTAGGTGTCATTCCTTTTGTGGTTCCGGATGTTATCAAGGTTGCGATAGCCTTGATTGTCGCTGATAGGTTGGGTAGGCTAAACCTCCTCTAG
- a CDS encoding RNA 2'-phosphotransferase yields the protein MKDRVRVSKLMAYILRHGPWDFGLNPDEEGFVEIKDLVNALRTHYPWVTEDFVREIVQKDEKGRYEIRGSKIRARYGHSYPVLLNHEEDRESKVLYHGTLRRNLKSILREGLKPMKRQFVHLSTTYDDAYLTGRRHGSDVVVLLIDAECLRRKGYQVYKAGRRVRIVRHVPPECIVEVI from the coding sequence ATGAAGGATAGGGTTAGAGTTAGCAAGTTAATGGCCTACATTTTGAGGCATGGCCCTTGGGACTTTGGCTTAAATCCGGATGAGGAAGGCTTCGTTGAGATAAAGGATTTGGTTAATGCCTTGAGAACCCACTATCCTTGGGTTACAGAGGATTTTGTGAGGGAGATAGTTCAGAAGGACGAGAAAGGTAGGTATGAGATAAGGGGTAGTAAAATAAGGGCTCGTTATGGTCATAGTTATCCGGTTCTCCTTAACCACGAAGAGGACAGGGAATCGAAGGTTCTATATCACGGGACATTAAGGAGGAATCTAAAGTCAATACTAAGGGAGGGGCTAAAGCCGATGAAACGGCAGTTCGTTCACCTAAGCACAACGTATGACGATGCTTACCTCACGGGTAGGAGGCATGGGAGTGATGTGGTTGTCCTTCTAATAGATGCAGAGTGCTTAAGGAGGAAGGGATATCAAGTGTACAAGGCGGGTAGGAGGGTTAGAATAGTTAGGCATGTTCCCCCTGAGTGTATAGTTGAGGTGATTTGA
- a CDS encoding DUF4405 domain-containing protein: protein MKASALLRGLIDLLLTITFIIIAISGIALYLAPSGRIAETINWTFLGLTKETWENVHTYIGFVMIGLVALHLLIGFKSMITMLKSGVKKAKVKGVIGITLSLLLLPAGYLAFVSATGEEETTHEENYEYEESIITGQMLRYYTIQELADYFNVPAEGIVEKLREKGIQCDPNTKLVEIEYEYDIDREELKALLEEIINELRSSEK, encoded by the coding sequence ATGAAAGCCTCAGCACTACTAAGAGGTTTAATCGACCTTTTACTCACGATCACCTTTATCATTATAGCAATATCCGGAATCGCCCTTTATCTTGCTCCGAGTGGTAGAATAGCAGAGACAATAAACTGGACATTCCTAGGACTCACAAAAGAAACATGGGAAAACGTGCATACGTACATAGGCTTTGTAATGATAGGCTTAGTAGCACTACACCTCCTAATAGGCTTCAAGAGCATGATAACCATGCTAAAGTCGGGAGTGAAGAAAGCAAAGGTCAAAGGAGTCATAGGAATAACACTCTCCCTGCTCTTACTCCCAGCGGGCTACCTTGCATTCGTTTCGGCCACTGGGGAAGAAGAGACAACTCATGAGGAGAATTATGAGTACGAAGAAAGCATAATAACCGGCCAGATGCTTAGGTACTACACCATCCAAGAGTTGGCAGACTACTTCAATGTTCCAGCAGAGGGCATAGTGGAAAAACTTAGGGAGAAAGGCATACAATGCGACCCAAATACTAAGCTGGTCGAAATTGAATACGAATATGACATAGACAGAGAGGAGCTAAAGGCACTACTCGAGGAGATAATAAATGAATTAAGAAGCTCCGAAAAATAA
- the csm5 gene encoding type III-A CRISPR-associated RAMP protein Csm5, producing MRVISPLHIGNGNELTPVDFYPAKDRIYVLDVDKLISDLVKLGVEYDELLDFLKSPGESWYIWKHYLERYHLNPAHYSRYSLKIKGELGKRSSGIREFIKTNGKPYIPGSSIKGAIRTAVMYKVLRDCGDVNTVVEAIRWSGEIIKDKNKKNRTINKVISKLIEDIYYKSEDLLDYHLTILLRENVDPKSADDSLEAIVFGFEVSRGRIRHEPKRDPMRGLIVRDSKPISLDKLSLYEVKVHGNPQLIPIYVEALDPGTVVDIEIRVDRELLKRNANYMNGLFWYCLSLKGDPWDVFEEFIWEAVDDFYKELAKAEERKAREFYKELSSYERILRVGWGSGWISTTIGLLLKGRGNKWERVRRKLGLGKNPKTKNIVAKFPKTYRLTTNGMPMGWVAL from the coding sequence ATGAGGGTGATATCTCCCCTTCATATAGGGAATGGAAATGAATTAACTCCAGTAGACTTTTACCCGGCTAAAGATAGGATATATGTCCTTGACGTTGATAAGTTAATCAGTGATCTAGTAAAGCTGGGAGTTGAGTATGATGAGTTACTTGATTTCTTGAAGAGTCCGGGAGAAAGTTGGTACATATGGAAACACTATCTTGAGAGATATCACTTAAATCCAGCACATTACTCAAGATATTCATTAAAAATAAAGGGAGAGCTTGGAAAAAGAAGTTCAGGAATAAGGGAGTTCATAAAAACTAATGGAAAACCTTACATTCCTGGCAGCTCCATTAAAGGAGCAATTAGAACTGCAGTGATGTATAAGGTTCTCAGAGATTGTGGGGATGTTAATACTGTTGTAGAAGCCATTCGCTGGAGTGGTGAGATTATTAAGGATAAAAACAAGAAAAATCGGACAATTAATAAAGTGATCAGCAAGCTCATTGAAGATATCTACTATAAGAGTGAGGATCTGCTAGATTACCACCTAACTATCCTCTTAAGAGAGAATGTTGATCCAAAGTCTGCTGACGATTCTTTGGAGGCTATTGTCTTTGGTTTTGAGGTATCTAGGGGAAGGATAAGACATGAACCAAAGAGAGATCCAATGAGAGGGCTAATAGTTAGAGACTCTAAGCCAATAAGTTTGGACAAGCTGAGTCTCTACGAAGTTAAGGTTCATGGGAATCCTCAGTTGATACCAATATACGTTGAGGCCTTAGACCCAGGAACAGTAGTTGACATTGAGATAAGGGTGGATAGGGAGCTACTAAAAAGAAACGCGAATTACATGAACGGCCTATTCTGGTATTGTTTAAGTTTAAAAGGGGATCCTTGGGATGTCTTTGAGGAGTTCATCTGGGAGGCCGTTGACGATTTCTATAAGGAACTGGCAAAAGCGGAGGAGAGAAAGGCAAGGGAATTTTATAAGGAGTTATCTTCATACGAAAGAATTCTCAGAGTTGGTTGGGGAAGCGGGTGGATATCTACCACAATTGGATTACTTCTCAAGGGTAGGGGAAACAAGTGGGAGAGAGTAAGAAGAAAGCTGGGATTAGGAAAGAACCCGAAAACTAAGAATATAGTAGCTAAATTTCCGAAGACATACAGACTCACCACTAATGGTATGCCAATGGGGTGGGTTGCCTTATGA
- a CDS encoding DUF2202 domain-containing protein — protein MRKKLIGVGVLLLALLGFVVGSVAAYRGQPGPYEWAPKLNLATSTAELSEEEKEALLYMVEEEKLARDVYMTLYEKFNLPIFQMIAESEQRHVDAVLELIEKYNITPPSTLDEVGKFENEELQALYEQLIGMATDEISALKVGALIEETDIEDLKEWMEKVDNADIIQVFESLMRGSENHLRAFVRNLEIRGTQYEAQVLSQEEVDKILSSTGTMGHGFRGRGKGGVFGRGHPFGPFH, from the coding sequence ATGAGGAAGAAGTTGATAGGTGTTGGGGTGCTCCTACTGGCCCTCCTCGGGTTTGTAGTTGGTAGCGTTGCAGCGTACAGAGGTCAGCCCGGACCTTACGAATGGGCTCCGAAGCTCAACCTAGCAACATCAACAGCGGAACTAAGTGAGGAGGAAAAAGAAGCTCTCCTGTACATGGTCGAAGAAGAAAAGTTAGCCAGAGACGTGTATATGACGCTGTACGAGAAGTTCAACTTACCAATATTTCAAATGATAGCAGAGAGCGAGCAGAGACACGTAGATGCTGTCCTGGAACTAATAGAAAAGTACAACATCACCCCACCATCAACACTTGACGAAGTTGGGAAATTCGAAAATGAGGAACTTCAGGCCCTTTACGAGCAACTTATAGGAATGGCAACGGACGAAATTTCAGCTCTGAAGGTCGGAGCCCTCATAGAGGAAACCGATATAGAAGATCTAAAAGAGTGGATGGAGAAGGTCGACAACGCAGACATAATCCAAGTGTTCGAGAGCCTTATGAGAGGAAGCGAGAATCACCTGAGAGCATTCGTAAGGAATCTGGAGATCAGGGGAACGCAGTATGAAGCTCAAGTGCTAAGCCAGGAGGAAGTTGACAAGATACTAAGCTCTACAGGAACCATGGGACATGGATTTAGGGGAAGAGGAAAAGGAGGAGTCTTTGGTAGAGGCCATCCCTTTGGCCCCTTCCACTGA